In Comamonas sp. lk, the following proteins share a genomic window:
- the livH gene encoding high-affinity branched-chain amino acid ABC transporter permease LivH, protein MSDFIPQLLQQLFNGLSLGAIYALIAIGYTMVYGIIGMINFAHGDIYMIGAYIGLVTLSAVGTTSGLPVWAIIGLMLVVSVFVTGVYGLVVEQVAYKPVRKSPRLVALISAIGMSIFLQNWVALGQGARDMAVPSLLPGAFKFGSEGGFEVYVPYSRILIIAVTVVLMVLLTLYIKRSRMGRASRACAQDMHMANLLGIDTNKVISFTFILGAMLAAVGGVLIALAIGKLNPFIGFLAGIKAFTAAVLGGIGSIPGAMLGGVILGVTETFAAAYISSEYKDIVAFGLLVTILMFRPSGLLGKPEVEKV, encoded by the coding sequence ATGTCTGATTTCATCCCCCAGCTGCTACAGCAGCTATTCAACGGGCTCTCACTCGGAGCCATTTACGCCCTGATCGCCATTGGCTACACCATGGTCTACGGCATCATCGGCATGATCAATTTCGCCCATGGCGACATCTACATGATCGGTGCCTATATCGGTCTGGTCACGCTGTCTGCCGTCGGCACGACCAGCGGCCTGCCAGTCTGGGCCATCATCGGCCTGATGCTGGTGGTCTCTGTCTTCGTCACCGGCGTCTACGGCCTGGTGGTGGAGCAGGTGGCCTACAAGCCGGTGCGCAAAAGCCCGCGCCTGGTGGCGCTGATCTCGGCCATCGGCATGTCCATCTTTTTGCAGAACTGGGTGGCCCTGGGCCAGGGCGCACGCGATATGGCCGTGCCCTCGCTGCTTCCGGGCGCTTTCAAATTTGGTAGTGAAGGCGGTTTCGAGGTCTATGTGCCTTACTCGCGCATTCTCATTATCGCGGTCACCGTGGTGCTGATGGTGCTGCTGACGCTGTACATCAAGCGCTCGCGCATGGGCCGCGCCTCGCGTGCCTGCGCGCAGGACATGCACATGGCCAATCTGCTGGGCATCGACACCAACAAGGTGATTTCCTTCACCTTCATCCTGGGTGCCATGTTGGCAGCCGTGGGTGGTGTGCTGATTGCGTTGGCCATTGGCAAGCTCAATCCCTTTATCGGCTTTCTGGCCGGCATCAAGGCCTTCACGGCAGCGGTGCTGGGCGGCATTGGCTCCATTCCCGGCGCCATGCTGGGTGGCGTGATCCTGGGGGTTACCGAGACTTTTGCCGCCGCCTACATCTCCTCGGAATACAAGGACATCGTGGCCTTTGGCCTGCTGGTGACCATCCTCATGTTCCGCCCCTCCGGCCTGCTGGGCAAACCTGAAGTGGAGAAGGTCTGA
- a CDS encoding high-affinity branched-chain amino acid ABC transporter permease LivM yields the protein MKYSFSASFRDALIATLMTAIVVIPIFSLHLERAGTRTVIAPSWTTLIWACAAVFVVQMLKPLLAGKMPKLTLPALPKVSSGGRNVLIFVALMMAASWPFFAGRNAVDIATLAMIYVMLGLGLNVVVGFAGLLDLGFVGFYAVGAYTYALLFHWAGWSFWQALPLAGAASALFGFVLGFPVLRLRGDYLAIVTLGFGEIIRLLLTNMTSLTGGPDGISSIPKPTVFGLPMTRSPLTEDGTTFHQFFGLEFNSMHMVIFVYLMALMLAMVTLFISNRLIRMPIGRAWEALREDEIACRSLGLNPMKIKLSAFTLGAMFAGFGGAFFAARQGIVNPESFTFIESALILAIVVLGGMGSQLGVILAAIILTVLPEVAREFSEYRMLIFGLVMILMMIWRPQGLLPMKRHQVEVKS from the coding sequence ATGAAATACAGCTTTTCTGCCAGTTTTCGTGATGCGCTGATCGCCACGCTGATGACGGCCATCGTCGTCATTCCCATCTTCAGCCTGCACCTGGAGCGCGCCGGCACGCGCACCGTCATCGCCCCCAGCTGGACCACCCTGATCTGGGCCTGCGCCGCAGTCTTTGTGGTGCAGATGCTCAAGCCGCTGCTGGCCGGCAAAATGCCCAAACTGACGCTGCCGGCCCTGCCCAAGGTTTCTTCGGGTGGACGCAATGTGCTGATTTTTGTGGCGCTGATGATGGCGGCCTCCTGGCCGTTTTTCGCCGGCCGCAATGCGGTGGACATTGCCACCCTGGCCATGATTTACGTCATGCTGGGCCTGGGCCTGAACGTGGTGGTGGGCTTTGCCGGCCTGCTCGATCTGGGCTTTGTGGGCTTTTATGCCGTGGGAGCCTATACCTATGCGCTGCTGTTTCACTGGGCCGGCTGGTCCTTCTGGCAGGCCTTGCCGCTGGCGGGCGCGGCCTCGGCCCTGTTCGGCTTTGTGCTGGGCTTTCCCGTGCTGCGCCTGCGTGGTGACTATCTGGCCATCGTGACGCTGGGCTTTGGCGAAATCATCCGCCTGCTGCTGACCAATATGACCAGCCTCACGGGCGGCCCGGACGGCATCTCCAGCATTCCCAAGCCCACGGTGTTCGGCCTGCCCATGACGCGCTCGCCCCTGACCGAAGACGGCACGACCTTTCACCAGTTCTTCGGCCTGGAGTTCAATTCCATGCACATGGTGATCTTCGTCTATCTGATGGCACTGATGCTGGCCATGGTGACGCTGTTCATCAGCAACCGCCTGATCCGCATGCCCATAGGCCGCGCCTGGGAAGCTTTGCGCGAAGATGAAATCGCCTGCCGCTCCCTGGGACTGAACCCCATGAAGATCAAGCTCTCGGCCTTCACGCTGGGCGCCATGTTCGCCGGTTTTGGCGGCGCTTTCTTTGCCGCACGCCAGGGCATTGTGAACCCCGAGTCCTTCACCTTCATCGAATCGGCCCTGATCCTGGCCATCGTGGTGCTGGGCGGCATGGGCTCGCAGCTGGGTGTGATCCTGGCGGCCATCATCCTGACCGTGCTGCCCGAAGTGGCCCGCGAATTCTCTGAATACCGCATGCTGATCTTCGGTCTGGTCATGATCTTGATGATGATCTGGCGCCCACAAGGCCTGCTGCCCATGAAGCGCCACCAGGTGGAGGTGAAGTCATGA